Proteins encoded together in one Eubalaena glacialis isolate mEubGla1 chromosome 7, mEubGla1.1.hap2.+ XY, whole genome shotgun sequence window:
- the MDC1 gene encoding mediator of DNA damage checkpoint protein 1 isoform X1: MEDTQVINWEVEEEEEVEERPSESLGCSSEPLGRLRIFSSSYGPEKDFPLYLGKNVVGRMPDCSVALPYSSISKQHAVIEILAWDKAPVLRDCGSLNGTQILRPPKVLGPGVSHRLRDRELILFADLPCQYHRLDVPLPFVSRGPLTVEETPRVQGGTQPHRLLLAEDSEEEVDSLSEKCVVKGPRTSFLATVVPESDEEGPSSALDGPGPPFAFNLNSDTDEEESQQPGAGEASSAARRVTAAETEQPKPVTTEIQLEKDQCSVKEKNNDTKVERNARSGVVPVGVILERSQPAGEDSDTDVDDESGPLRRLTGVHLERAQPCGFIDSDTDVEEEGIPATPAVVPVRKRHIFHEVGTESPRAPGVAHRQESPAGSDTDIEEREAPLTVPLDRSRASVVIDSNTDDKEEVSAALTLAHLRESRAVAWNRDPDAEEDRAQPVALLEQSQASAGRDSDTDVKEKGLPVEKTGTVPRGHTGKPYSEKSQLPLRDSDTEVMEEKSSPGFHLQRSQASATVHVNTQVVEEVPPGPAVILLEKHQVPVAWTHQTDVEAEGGPAKLPVVYLEEAQPPLAGDCGPDAEENTSLAASAVADVRKSQLHAEEDTGTEWAAAVLEQGRAFMAGAQGGSPAAQVEQDLLPVSRNNIAHLVVDTGTPGEPTQPQREGAQTPTEREREPHVDRTMDSGDNHDDSEDLDLQATQCFVERENQSLEVPSMEDEPTQAFLFTLPQEPGPSRCSFQATGSLDEPWEVLATQPFCPRESEASETQPIATHIEAHGPCPSPPTAAPQEQHPESPVHAEPLGIQGRGVQTVEEDMGTPRETAERVTPERGPLEKETEKLPSEGEREGVMGEEESTRGIQDREQKQVLARDTQKQESDKKVKSASTERDMESLKVEIETPKEIQEKEREKQTLTREIFDREAEKPVAERECEAGGLEGKVPKVMLDRGPQTGETEAGGQDQKGQASGSTPEPGAGAGDLQGLASDPIASGSQSGGGRGAPVSPRRQQRGYLNCKMPPAEKASRGDQESPAACRPPAVQEASTPLQNPLISQSPKHPAPQSLLSPSPPPSEPPIPRTRQNESQEALETPFSSELEALHPKPKVKPQGSSPVSSVPLEPHPTTSTDQPVTPKPTSRATRGRTLRSSVKTPERNVPTAPELQHSAHTDQPVTPKPTSRATRGRALRSSVKTPERNVPTAPELQHSAHTDQPVTPKPTSRATRGRALRSSVKTPERNVPTAPELQHSAHTDQPVTPKPTSRATRGRTQRASVKTPEPVISTAPEPQPSTSTDQPVTPKPTSRATRGRTLRSSVKTPERNVSTAPELQPSAHTDQPVTPKPTSQAPRGRTLRSSAKTPEPVVPITPEPQPSTSKDQSLTPEPTSQATRGRTHRSSVKTSQPTEPTAPDLEPSSPTDQPVTPKVIAQGGQSRTLRSSTVSAVPVPNTPEFHSPVPTEQPIPPEPIPEANCSRRPRATRKHGSLTAHVHEPYSAPSEPNSRSSRKQRRGAVRAAESLSTIPEPAFAQLPEAPTHAPQIPKGEAADRSGFTPEPQPEASQNHKRPLATVDSPPLQKRLQRGEVPQKTAFLKEEEENPAAKLRKEEDVVIQGSGKRKREQTEEEPREIPSRSLRRTKPIQESTAPKVLFTGVVDAHGERAVLALGGSLASSVAEASHLVTDRIRRTVKFLCALGRGIPILSLDWLHQSHKAGCFLPPAEYVVTDPEQEKNFGFSLREALSRARERRLLEGYEIHVTPGVQPPPPQMGEIISCCGGTVLPSMPRSYKPQRVVITCSQDFPRCAIPFRVGLPILSPEFLLTGVLKQEAKPEAFVLSTLEMSST; this comes from the exons ATGGAAGACACCCAGGTTATTAACTGGGAAgttgaagaagaggaggaggttgAAGAGAGACCCAGTGAATCTTTGGGGTGTAGCTCGGAGCCCCTTGGGCGACTGCGTATCTTCAGTAGTTCCTATGGACCAGAAAAAG ATTTCCCATTATACCTCGGGAAGAATGTGGTAGGCCGAATGCCTGATTGCTCTGTGGCCCTGCCCTATTCATCTATCTCCAAACAACATGCGGTGATTGAAATCTTGGCCTGGGACAAGGCGCCTGTCCTCCGGGATTGTGGGAGCCTCAATGGTACTCAAATCCTGAGGCCTCCTAAGGTCCTGGGCCCTGGGGTGAGTCATCGTTTGAGGGACCGGGAGTTGATTCTCTTTGCTGACTTGCCCTGCCAGTACCATCGCTTGGATGTCCCCCTGCCCTTTGTCTCCCGGGGCCCTCTAACTGTAGAGGAGACACCCAGGGTACAGGGAGGAACTCAACCCCACAGGCTTCTGTTGGCTGAGGACTCAGAGGAAGAAGTAG ATTCTCTTTCTGAAAAGTGTGTGGTGAAAGGACCAAGGACTTCCTTTTTGGCAACAGTAGTTCCAGAGAG CGATGAGGAGGGACCTTCGTCTGCCCTGGATGGCCCTGGGCCACCTTTTGCCTTCAACTTGAACAGTGACACAGATGAGGAAGAAAGTCAGCAACCAGGAGCAGGGGAGGCCTCCTCAGCTGCCAGAAGAGTCACCGCTGCAGAGACAGAACAGCCTAAACCTGTCACAACTGAAATCCAGCTTGAAAAGGATCAGTGTTcagtgaaggagaagaacaatgaCACGAAAGTTGAGAGGAATGCGAGGAGTGGGGTGGTTCCAGTTGGAGTGATTCTGGAGAGGAGCCAGCCTGCTGGGGAGGACAGTGACACAGACGTGGATGATGAGAGCGGGCCTCTGAGAAGGCTCACTGGGGTCCATCTGGAAAGGGCCCAGCCTTGTGGCTTCATAGACAGTGATACTGATGTGGAAGAAGAGGGGATCCCTGCGACCCCAGCAGTAGTTCCTGTGAGGAAGAGGCACATCTTCCATGAAGTTGGTACAGAGAGTCCTCGGGCACCTGGCGTGGCACATCGGCAGGAGAGCCCGGCTGGTAGTGATACAGATATAGAGGAGAGGGAGGCCCCCCTGACCGTCCCTCTGGACAGAAGCCGAGCCTCCGTCGTGATCGATAGCAATACAGATGACAAGGAAGAAGTCTCAGCAGCGCTCACGCTGGCACATCTAAGAGAGAGCCGGGCCGTTGCGTGGAACAGAGATCCAGATGCAGAAGAGGATAGGGCCCAACCGGTGGCCCTTCTGGAGCAAAGCCAAGcctctgctgggagagacagTGACACAGACGTGAAGGAAAAGGGGCTCCCAGTGGAGAAGACAGGAACTGTTCCCAGGGGTCACACGGGCAAGCCATATTCAGAAAAGAGTCAACTTCCTCTCAGGGACAGTGATACAGAGGTGATGGAAGAGAAGAGCTCACCGGGGTTCCACCTGCAGAGAAGCCAAGCCTCTGCCACAGTGCATGTCAACACACAAGTGGTGGAGGAAGTCCCACCAGGGCCAGCTGTTATACTTCTGGAGAAGCATCAAGTACCTGTAGCATGGACACATCAAACAGATGTGGAAGCTGAAGGAGGCCCAGCAAAGCTGCCTGTGGTGTATCTAGAAGAAGCCCAGCCTCCTCTAGCTGGGGACTGTGGCCCAGATGCGGAGGAGAACACATCCTTAGCAGCCTCAGCAGTGGCAGATGTAAGAAAGAGCCAGCTTCATGCAGAAGAAGATACTGGGACAGAGTGGGCTGCAGCCGTTCTTGAACAGGGCAGAGCTTTTATGGCTGGGGCCCAGGGTGGGTCACCCGCGGCCCAAGTGGAGCAGGACCTTCTCCCTGTCTCAAGGAATAACATAGCACATCTGGTGGTGGACACAGGCACTCCAGGGGAACCCACCCAGCCACAGAGAGAGGGGGCCCAGACCCccacagaaagggagagagaaccaCATGTGGATAGGACCATGGACTCTGGAGACAACCACGATG ATTCTGAAGATCTGGACCTACAAGCTACCCAGTGCTTTGTGGAGAGAGAGAATCAGAGCCTGGAAG TCCCCAGCATGGAGGATGAACCCACCCAGGCCTTCCTGTTTACTCTGCCCCAAGAGCCTGGCCCTTCCCGTTGCAGCTTCCAGGCCACAG GTTCCCTGGATGAGCCATGGGAGGTCTTGGCTACACAGCCATTCTGTCCGAGAGAGTCTGAAGCCTCTGAGACCCAGCCCATTGCCACCCACATTGAAGCCCATGGACCTTGCCCCTCTCCACCTACGGCAGCACCACAAGAGCAACATCCAGAGAGTCCAGTTCATGCAGAGCCACTGGGGATTCAAGGCAGAGGGGTGCAGACTGTGGAGGAAGACATGGGTACACCAAGAGAAACAGCAGAGAGGGTGACCCCTGAGAGAGGGCCATtggagaaggaaactgagaaacTGCCCtcggaaggagagagggaaggtgtGATGGGAGAGGAAGAATCAACCAGGGGGATACAGGACAGAGAACAAAAACAGGTGTTAGCTAGAGATACTCAGAAACAAGAGTCtgacaaaaaagtaaaaagtgcaAGTACTGAAAGGGATATGGAGAGTTTGAAGGTAGAAATTGAGACACCcaaggaaatacaagagaaagagagagaaaagcagactCTTACAAGAGAAATATTtgacagagaagcagagaaaccAGTAGCAGAGAGAGAGTGTGAGGCAGGTGGGTTAGAAGGGAAGGTACCCAAAGTGATGCTGGACAGAGGCCCACAGACAGGGGAGACAGAGGCGGGGGGCCAGGACCAGAAAGGCCAGGCCTCAGGTTCGACACCAGAGCCTGGAGCGGGGGCGGGAGACCTTCAGGGACTTGCTTCAGATCCCATAGCTTCTGGGAGCCAGTCAGGTGGAGGAAGGGGTGCCCCAGTGAGCCCCAGGAGGCAGCAGAGAG GCTACTTGAATTGTAAGATGCCACCTGCTGAGAAGGCTTCCAGG GGTGATCAGGAATCCCCAGCTGCTTGTCGGCCTCCGGCAGTGCAGGAAGCTTCCACGCCACTCCAGAACCCCCTCATCTCTCAGAGCCCCAAACATCCTGCCCCTCAGTCCCTCCTTTCGCCCTCTCCACCTCCTTCAGAACCGCCCATTCCCAGGACCAGACAAAATGAGAGTCAGGAAGCTCTGGAGACTCCCTTTTCCTCAGAGCTGGAAGCTCTCCACCCAAAACCCAAAGTCAAGCCCCAAGGGTCCTCTCCAGTTTCTTCTGTACCCCTTGAGCCCCACCCTACCACCTCCACAGACCAGCCTGTCACCCCCAAGCCCACATCTCGGGCCACTCGGGGCAGGACACTTAGGTCCTCTGTCAAAACCCCTGAACGAAATGTCCCCACAGCCCCTGAGCTCCAGCATTCTGCCCACACAGACCAGCCTGTCACCCCCAAACCCACATCTCGGGCCACTCGGGGCAGGGCACTCAGGTCCTCTGTCAAAACCCCTGAACGAAATGTCCCCACAGCCCCTGAGCTCCAGCATTCTGCCCACACAGACCAGCCTGTCACCCCCAAACCCACATCTCGGGCCACTCGGGGCAGGGCACTCAGGTCCTCTGTCAAAACCCCTGAACGAAATGTCCCCACAGCCCCTGAGCTCCAGCATTCTGCCCACACAGACCAGCCTGTCACCCCCAAACCCACATCTCGGGCCACTCGGGGCAGGACACAGAGGGCTTCTGTCAAGACTCCCGAACCAGTTATCTCCACAGCCCCTGAGCCCCAGCCTTCCACTTCCACAGACCAGCCTGTCACCCCCAAACCCACATCTCGGGCCACTCGGGGCAGGACACTTAGGTCCTCTGTCAAAACCCCTGAACGAAATGTCTCCACAGCCCCTGAGCTGCAGCCTTCTGCCCACACAGACCAGCCTGTCACCCCCAAACCCACATCTCAGGCCCCTCGGGGCAGGACACTTAGGTCTTCTGCTAAGACCCCTGAACCAGTTGTCCCCATAACTCCTGAGCCCCAGCCTTCCACCTCTAAAGACCAGTCTCTCACCCCTGAGCCCACATCTCAGGCCACTCGGGGCAGGACACATAGGTCCTCTGTCAAGACATCCCAGCCAACTGAACCCACAGCTCCTGACCTTGAACCTTCGTCCCCCACAGACCAGCCTGTCACCCCCAAAGTCATAGCTCAGGGTGGTCAGAGCAGGACACTAAGGTCTTCTACAGTAAGTGCTGTGCCAGTTCCTAACACCCCTGAATTCCACTCTCCAGTCCCCACAGAACAGCCTATTCCCCCTGAGCCCATCCCTGAAGCCAATTGCAGCAGGAGGCCAAGGGCCACTAGGAAACATGGGTCTCTCACAGCTCACGTTCATGAACCCTACTCTGCGCCCTCCGAACCTAACTCCCGGTCCTCAAGGAAGCAGAGACGAGGGGCGGTGAGAGCAGCCGAGTCCCTTAGCACCATTCCTGAGCCTGCCTTTGCCCAGCTTCCCGAGGCACCCACTCATGCTCCCCAGATCCCAAAGGGGGAGGCAGCAGATAGATCTGGCTTCACCCCAGAGCCCCAGCCTGAGGCCTCTCAAAATCACAAGAGGCCTTTAGCTACTGTGGACTCACCTCCACTTCAAAAACGGCTCCAAAGAGGAGAAGTTCCCCAGAAGACAGCATTCcttaaggaagaagaagaaaatcctgcagCGAAGCTGAGGAAGGAAGAG GATGTAGTGATTCAAGGATCaggcaagagaaagagagagcagacAGAGGAGGAGCCCCGGGAAATACCGAGCCGCAGCCTGCGACGGACCAAACCTATCCAAGAGTCCACGGCCCCCAAA GTGCTCTTCACAGGCGTGGTAGATGCTCATGGAGAGCGGGCAGTGCTGGCCCTGGGGGGCAGTCTGGCCAGCTCAGTGGCTGAGGCTTCCCACCTGGTGACGGATCGGATCCGCCGAACAGTCAAGTTCCTGTGTGCCCTGGGGCGGGGCATCCCCATCCTCTCCCTGGACTGGCTGCACCAG TCCCACAAGGCAGGTTGCTTCTTGCCCCCGGCTGAATATGTGGTGACTGATCCTGAGCAGGAGAAGAACTTTGGCTTCAGCCTTCGGGAGGCCCTGAGCCGGGCTCGGGAGCGAAGGCTGCTGGAG GGCTATGAGATTCACGTGACCCCAGGAGTCCAGCCACCACCACCTCAGATGGGAGAGATCATCAGCTGCTGTGGAGGCACCGTCCTACCCAGCATGCCCCGGTCCTATAAG CCTCAGAGAGTTGTGATCACATGTTCCCAGGACTTCCCTCGATGTGCCATTCCATTTCGGGTTGGGCTGCCCATCCTCTCACCTGAGTTCCTGCTCACAGGAGTACTAAAGCAGGAAGCCAAGCCAGAGGCCTTTGTCCTCTCCACTTTGGAAATGTCATCCACCTGA
- the MDC1 gene encoding mediator of DNA damage checkpoint protein 1 isoform X3: MEDTQVINWEVEEEEEVEERPSESLGCSSEPLGRLRIFSSSYGPEKDFPLYLGKNVVGRMPDCSVALPYSSISKQHAVIEILAWDKAPVLRDCGSLNGTQILRPPKVLGPGVSHRLRDRELILFADLPCQYHRLDVPLPFVSRGPLTVEETPRVQGGTQPHRLLLAEDSEEEVDSLSEKCVVKGPRTSFLATVVPESDEEGPSSALDGPGPPFAFNLNSDTDEEESQQPGAGEASSAARRVTAAETEQPKPVTTEIQLEKDQCSVKEKNNDTKVERNARSGVVPVGVILERSQPAGEDSDTDVDDESGPLRRLTGVHLERAQPCGFIDSDTDVEEEGIPATPAVVPVRKRHIFHEVGTESPRAPGVAHRQESPAGSDTDIEEREAPLTVPLDRSRASVVIDSNTDDKEEVSAALTLAHLRESRAVAWNRDPDAEEDRAQPVALLEQSQASAGRDSDTDVKEKGLPVEKTGTVPRGHTGKPYSEKSQLPLRDSDTEVMEEKSSPGFHLQRSQASATVHVNTQVVEEVPPGPAVILLEKHQVPVAWTHQTDVEAEGGPAKLPVVYLEEAQPPLAGDCGPDAEENTSLAASAVADVRKSQLHAEEDTGTEWAAAVLEQGRAFMAGAQGGSPAAQVEQDLLPVSRNNIAHLVVDTGTPGEPTQPQREGAQTPTEREREPHVDRTMDSGDNHDDSEDLDLQATQCFVERENQSLEVPSMEDEPTQAFLFTLPQEPGPSRCSFQATGSLDEPWEVLATQPFCPRESEASETQPIATHIEAHGPCPSPPTAAPQEQHPESPVHAEPLGIQGRGVQTVEEDMGYLNCKMPPAEKASRGDQESPAACRPPAVQEASTPLQNPLISQSPKHPAPQSLLSPSPPPSEPPIPRTRQNESQEALETPFSSELEALHPKPKVKPQGSSPVSSVPLEPHPTTSTDQPVTPKPTSRATRGRTLRSSVKTPERNVPTAPELQHSAHTDQPVTPKPTSRATRGRALRSSVKTPERNVPTAPELQHSAHTDQPVTPKPTSRATRGRALRSSVKTPERNVPTAPELQHSAHTDQPVTPKPTSRATRGRTQRASVKTPEPVISTAPEPQPSTSTDQPVTPKPTSRATRGRTLRSSVKTPERNVSTAPELQPSAHTDQPVTPKPTSQAPRGRTLRSSAKTPEPVVPITPEPQPSTSKDQSLTPEPTSQATRGRTHRSSVKTSQPTEPTAPDLEPSSPTDQPVTPKVIAQGGQSRTLRSSTVSAVPVPNTPEFHSPVPTEQPIPPEPIPEANCSRRPRATRKHGSLTAHVHEPYSAPSEPNSRSSRKQRRGAVRAAESLSTIPEPAFAQLPEAPTHAPQIPKGEAADRSGFTPEPQPEASQNHKRPLATVDSPPLQKRLQRGEVPQKTAFLKEEEENPAAKLRKEEDVVIQGSGKRKREQTEEEPREIPSRSLRRTKPIQESTAPKVLFTGVVDAHGERAVLALGGSLASSVAEASHLVTDRIRRTVKFLCALGRGIPILSLDWLHQSHKAGCFLPPAEYVVTDPEQEKNFGFSLREALSRARERRLLEGYEIHVTPGVQPPPPQMGEIISCCGGTVLPSMPRSYKPQRVVITCSQDFPRCAIPFRVGLPILSPEFLLTGVLKQEAKPEAFVLSTLEMSST; this comes from the exons ATGGAAGACACCCAGGTTATTAACTGGGAAgttgaagaagaggaggaggttgAAGAGAGACCCAGTGAATCTTTGGGGTGTAGCTCGGAGCCCCTTGGGCGACTGCGTATCTTCAGTAGTTCCTATGGACCAGAAAAAG ATTTCCCATTATACCTCGGGAAGAATGTGGTAGGCCGAATGCCTGATTGCTCTGTGGCCCTGCCCTATTCATCTATCTCCAAACAACATGCGGTGATTGAAATCTTGGCCTGGGACAAGGCGCCTGTCCTCCGGGATTGTGGGAGCCTCAATGGTACTCAAATCCTGAGGCCTCCTAAGGTCCTGGGCCCTGGGGTGAGTCATCGTTTGAGGGACCGGGAGTTGATTCTCTTTGCTGACTTGCCCTGCCAGTACCATCGCTTGGATGTCCCCCTGCCCTTTGTCTCCCGGGGCCCTCTAACTGTAGAGGAGACACCCAGGGTACAGGGAGGAACTCAACCCCACAGGCTTCTGTTGGCTGAGGACTCAGAGGAAGAAGTAG ATTCTCTTTCTGAAAAGTGTGTGGTGAAAGGACCAAGGACTTCCTTTTTGGCAACAGTAGTTCCAGAGAG CGATGAGGAGGGACCTTCGTCTGCCCTGGATGGCCCTGGGCCACCTTTTGCCTTCAACTTGAACAGTGACACAGATGAGGAAGAAAGTCAGCAACCAGGAGCAGGGGAGGCCTCCTCAGCTGCCAGAAGAGTCACCGCTGCAGAGACAGAACAGCCTAAACCTGTCACAACTGAAATCCAGCTTGAAAAGGATCAGTGTTcagtgaaggagaagaacaatgaCACGAAAGTTGAGAGGAATGCGAGGAGTGGGGTGGTTCCAGTTGGAGTGATTCTGGAGAGGAGCCAGCCTGCTGGGGAGGACAGTGACACAGACGTGGATGATGAGAGCGGGCCTCTGAGAAGGCTCACTGGGGTCCATCTGGAAAGGGCCCAGCCTTGTGGCTTCATAGACAGTGATACTGATGTGGAAGAAGAGGGGATCCCTGCGACCCCAGCAGTAGTTCCTGTGAGGAAGAGGCACATCTTCCATGAAGTTGGTACAGAGAGTCCTCGGGCACCTGGCGTGGCACATCGGCAGGAGAGCCCGGCTGGTAGTGATACAGATATAGAGGAGAGGGAGGCCCCCCTGACCGTCCCTCTGGACAGAAGCCGAGCCTCCGTCGTGATCGATAGCAATACAGATGACAAGGAAGAAGTCTCAGCAGCGCTCACGCTGGCACATCTAAGAGAGAGCCGGGCCGTTGCGTGGAACAGAGATCCAGATGCAGAAGAGGATAGGGCCCAACCGGTGGCCCTTCTGGAGCAAAGCCAAGcctctgctgggagagacagTGACACAGACGTGAAGGAAAAGGGGCTCCCAGTGGAGAAGACAGGAACTGTTCCCAGGGGTCACACGGGCAAGCCATATTCAGAAAAGAGTCAACTTCCTCTCAGGGACAGTGATACAGAGGTGATGGAAGAGAAGAGCTCACCGGGGTTCCACCTGCAGAGAAGCCAAGCCTCTGCCACAGTGCATGTCAACACACAAGTGGTGGAGGAAGTCCCACCAGGGCCAGCTGTTATACTTCTGGAGAAGCATCAAGTACCTGTAGCATGGACACATCAAACAGATGTGGAAGCTGAAGGAGGCCCAGCAAAGCTGCCTGTGGTGTATCTAGAAGAAGCCCAGCCTCCTCTAGCTGGGGACTGTGGCCCAGATGCGGAGGAGAACACATCCTTAGCAGCCTCAGCAGTGGCAGATGTAAGAAAGAGCCAGCTTCATGCAGAAGAAGATACTGGGACAGAGTGGGCTGCAGCCGTTCTTGAACAGGGCAGAGCTTTTATGGCTGGGGCCCAGGGTGGGTCACCCGCGGCCCAAGTGGAGCAGGACCTTCTCCCTGTCTCAAGGAATAACATAGCACATCTGGTGGTGGACACAGGCACTCCAGGGGAACCCACCCAGCCACAGAGAGAGGGGGCCCAGACCCccacagaaagggagagagaaccaCATGTGGATAGGACCATGGACTCTGGAGACAACCACGATG ATTCTGAAGATCTGGACCTACAAGCTACCCAGTGCTTTGTGGAGAGAGAGAATCAGAGCCTGGAAG TCCCCAGCATGGAGGATGAACCCACCCAGGCCTTCCTGTTTACTCTGCCCCAAGAGCCTGGCCCTTCCCGTTGCAGCTTCCAGGCCACAG GTTCCCTGGATGAGCCATGGGAGGTCTTGGCTACACAGCCATTCTGTCCGAGAGAGTCTGAAGCCTCTGAGACCCAGCCCATTGCCACCCACATTGAAGCCCATGGACCTTGCCCCTCTCCACCTACGGCAGCACCACAAGAGCAACATCCAGAGAGTCCAGTTCATGCAGAGCCACTGGGGATTCAAGGCAGAGGGGTGCAGACTGTGGAGGAAGACATGG GCTACTTGAATTGTAAGATGCCACCTGCTGAGAAGGCTTCCAGG GGTGATCAGGAATCCCCAGCTGCTTGTCGGCCTCCGGCAGTGCAGGAAGCTTCCACGCCACTCCAGAACCCCCTCATCTCTCAGAGCCCCAAACATCCTGCCCCTCAGTCCCTCCTTTCGCCCTCTCCACCTCCTTCAGAACCGCCCATTCCCAGGACCAGACAAAATGAGAGTCAGGAAGCTCTGGAGACTCCCTTTTCCTCAGAGCTGGAAGCTCTCCACCCAAAACCCAAAGTCAAGCCCCAAGGGTCCTCTCCAGTTTCTTCTGTACCCCTTGAGCCCCACCCTACCACCTCCACAGACCAGCCTGTCACCCCCAAGCCCACATCTCGGGCCACTCGGGGCAGGACACTTAGGTCCTCTGTCAAAACCCCTGAACGAAATGTCCCCACAGCCCCTGAGCTCCAGCATTCTGCCCACACAGACCAGCCTGTCACCCCCAAACCCACATCTCGGGCCACTCGGGGCAGGGCACTCAGGTCCTCTGTCAAAACCCCTGAACGAAATGTCCCCACAGCCCCTGAGCTCCAGCATTCTGCCCACACAGACCAGCCTGTCACCCCCAAACCCACATCTCGGGCCACTCGGGGCAGGGCACTCAGGTCCTCTGTCAAAACCCCTGAACGAAATGTCCCCACAGCCCCTGAGCTCCAGCATTCTGCCCACACAGACCAGCCTGTCACCCCCAAACCCACATCTCGGGCCACTCGGGGCAGGACACAGAGGGCTTCTGTCAAGACTCCCGAACCAGTTATCTCCACAGCCCCTGAGCCCCAGCCTTCCACTTCCACAGACCAGCCTGTCACCCCCAAACCCACATCTCGGGCCACTCGGGGCAGGACACTTAGGTCCTCTGTCAAAACCCCTGAACGAAATGTCTCCACAGCCCCTGAGCTGCAGCCTTCTGCCCACACAGACCAGCCTGTCACCCCCAAACCCACATCTCAGGCCCCTCGGGGCAGGACACTTAGGTCTTCTGCTAAGACCCCTGAACCAGTTGTCCCCATAACTCCTGAGCCCCAGCCTTCCACCTCTAAAGACCAGTCTCTCACCCCTGAGCCCACATCTCAGGCCACTCGGGGCAGGACACATAGGTCCTCTGTCAAGACATCCCAGCCAACTGAACCCACAGCTCCTGACCTTGAACCTTCGTCCCCCACAGACCAGCCTGTCACCCCCAAAGTCATAGCTCAGGGTGGTCAGAGCAGGACACTAAGGTCTTCTACAGTAAGTGCTGTGCCAGTTCCTAACACCCCTGAATTCCACTCTCCAGTCCCCACAGAACAGCCTATTCCCCCTGAGCCCATCCCTGAAGCCAATTGCAGCAGGAGGCCAAGGGCCACTAGGAAACATGGGTCTCTCACAGCTCACGTTCATGAACCCTACTCTGCGCCCTCCGAACCTAACTCCCGGTCCTCAAGGAAGCAGAGACGAGGGGCGGTGAGAGCAGCCGAGTCCCTTAGCACCATTCCTGAGCCTGCCTTTGCCCAGCTTCCCGAGGCACCCACTCATGCTCCCCAGATCCCAAAGGGGGAGGCAGCAGATAGATCTGGCTTCACCCCAGAGCCCCAGCCTGAGGCCTCTCAAAATCACAAGAGGCCTTTAGCTACTGTGGACTCACCTCCACTTCAAAAACGGCTCCAAAGAGGAGAAGTTCCCCAGAAGACAGCATTCcttaaggaagaagaagaaaatcctgcagCGAAGCTGAGGAAGGAAGAG GATGTAGTGATTCAAGGATCaggcaagagaaagagagagcagacAGAGGAGGAGCCCCGGGAAATACCGAGCCGCAGCCTGCGACGGACCAAACCTATCCAAGAGTCCACGGCCCCCAAA GTGCTCTTCACAGGCGTGGTAGATGCTCATGGAGAGCGGGCAGTGCTGGCCCTGGGGGGCAGTCTGGCCAGCTCAGTGGCTGAGGCTTCCCACCTGGTGACGGATCGGATCCGCCGAACAGTCAAGTTCCTGTGTGCCCTGGGGCGGGGCATCCCCATCCTCTCCCTGGACTGGCTGCACCAG TCCCACAAGGCAGGTTGCTTCTTGCCCCCGGCTGAATATGTGGTGACTGATCCTGAGCAGGAGAAGAACTTTGGCTTCAGCCTTCGGGAGGCCCTGAGCCGGGCTCGGGAGCGAAGGCTGCTGGAG GGCTATGAGATTCACGTGACCCCAGGAGTCCAGCCACCACCACCTCAGATGGGAGAGATCATCAGCTGCTGTGGAGGCACCGTCCTACCCAGCATGCCCCGGTCCTATAAG CCTCAGAGAGTTGTGATCACATGTTCCCAGGACTTCCCTCGATGTGCCATTCCATTTCGGGTTGGGCTGCCCATCCTCTCACCTGAGTTCCTGCTCACAGGAGTACTAAAGCAGGAAGCCAAGCCAGAGGCCTTTGTCCTCTCCACTTTGGAAATGTCATCCACCTGA